In Lysobacter lycopersici, a genomic segment contains:
- a CDS encoding PA2928 family protein has product MRNAIRFAFAMVLAASLAACENSSFEPPERSGPIGLVDTGSGKQAWLTTSQEEERSRHVGGGSRRVGKWVTEYYYHLRLQAHDPDTARRLWLKELKVLRDKEGGRGAGLRILGQQGGIVWVWVHDQVLALSARDGAVVADRARIVQANPGIADALPSELKFHTFVGELVITLADARRVRISLPDFRAIPYQAPDEKQFSQAVSMGTTWNGGYRTEEFGVRHGRFDGAWIGLLSEREARDGENDKWGDNYADSADIDDEGELARRTFWRVADTAWNDDFLAHGGRKGVQGYCEDRISIVENQEDMQRLMQANDIEQYARNRGADQGTRRQRMRDCVENFDEERFKRIEKLDRIAGAGEWLQGRLLKAQAVPGSPQWVQRGIVMKPAVRPPLRLEDPDGVLVLHRTRMDAQGRLALSRLDASFSKTLWTAVLRYTELSNRWENGSHLLLYGNWNAGQPGSSDMHEALLSLDLDTGRWSGWDIGAEAAIAPPS; this is encoded by the coding sequence ATGCGCAATGCCATCCGCTTCGCTTTCGCCATGGTGCTCGCGGCGTCGCTGGCCGCGTGCGAGAACAGCAGTTTCGAACCGCCCGAGCGTAGCGGCCCGATCGGGCTGGTCGACACCGGCAGCGGCAAGCAGGCGTGGTTGACGACCAGCCAGGAGGAAGAGCGCTCGCGGCATGTCGGTGGTGGCAGCCGGCGGGTTGGAAAGTGGGTCACCGAGTACTACTACCACCTGCGCCTGCAGGCACATGACCCCGATACCGCGCGGCGCCTGTGGCTGAAGGAGCTCAAGGTGCTGCGCGACAAGGAAGGAGGTCGCGGCGCGGGACTCCGCATCCTTGGACAGCAGGGCGGCATCGTCTGGGTCTGGGTGCACGACCAGGTATTGGCCTTGTCCGCACGCGATGGCGCCGTGGTGGCCGATCGCGCCAGGATCGTGCAGGCCAACCCCGGGATCGCCGATGCGCTGCCGAGCGAGTTGAAGTTCCATACCTTCGTGGGCGAACTGGTGATCACCCTGGCCGACGCCAGGCGCGTGCGCATCTCGCTACCCGATTTCCGGGCGATTCCGTACCAGGCGCCCGACGAAAAGCAGTTCAGCCAGGCAGTCAGCATGGGTACGACCTGGAACGGCGGATACCGGACCGAGGAGTTCGGCGTGCGCCATGGACGCTTCGATGGCGCGTGGATCGGCCTGCTCAGCGAGCGCGAGGCGCGCGACGGCGAGAACGACAAGTGGGGCGACAATTACGCGGATTCCGCCGATATCGACGACGAGGGCGAACTGGCCCGGCGCACGTTCTGGCGGGTGGCGGACACTGCCTGGAACGACGATTTCCTGGCGCACGGAGGACGCAAGGGCGTGCAGGGCTATTGCGAGGACCGGATCTCGATCGTCGAGAACCAAGAGGATATGCAGCGCCTGATGCAGGCCAACGACATCGAGCAGTACGCCCGCAACCGAGGTGCAGACCAGGGCACGCGACGCCAACGCATGCGCGATTGCGTCGAGAATTTCGACGAGGAGCGTTTCAAGCGGATCGAGAAACTGGATCGCATCGCCGGTGCCGGCGAATGGCTGCAGGGCCGCCTGTTGAAAGCGCAGGCGGTGCCCGGTTCGCCGCAGTGGGTCCAGCGCGGGATCGTGATGAAGCCGGCGGTGCGTCCGCCGCTGCGCCTGGAGGATCCGGATGGCGTCCTGGTGCTGCATCGCACCCGTATGGACGCGCAGGGGCGGCTGGCATTGTCGCGACTGGACGCCAGCTTTTCGAAAACGCTGTGGACGGCGGTGTTGCGCTACACCGAGCTGAGCAATCGCTGGGAAAACGGTTCCCACCTATTGCTGTACGGCAACTGGAACGCGGGCCAGCCCGGTTCCAGCGACATGCACGAGGCGCTGCTTTCGCTCGATCTGGACACGGGTCGCTGGAGCGGCTGGGACATCGGCGCGGAGGCGGCGATCGCGCCGCCGTCCTGA
- a CDS encoding M20/M25/M40 family metallo-hydrolase: protein MRRIAIAGIALLASLPVLAADAPKPVRHPELDAIAAAVSPKSLREFDAALVGFGTRQTLSDTKSDTRGIGAARRWVKSQFESFSTDCGGCLEVVTPSQVFTGKRTPPQGVEVMDVVAIQRGTSDPDRVVVITGHLDSRCTDVMDIECDAPGANDDASGVSALLEAARVLSRHKFAATIVYSADSGEEQGLYGGKVIAQYAVDHGWKVEANLNNDIVGSPLGGDGQRDANSVRVFSEGTKTNETAEQADYRRYHGGEVDSPSRNIARFMQSLAERHLGDFRVRMVYRTDRYGRGGDQVEFLSQGFPAVRVTESHEDYTHQHQDLRTEGGVRYGDTIDHVDFDYLANVTRLDAITLAALANAPAPPDGIEIKGQLDYDTTLSWQASPGATAYRAWWRDTTAAQWQSSRDAGNATSIVLKGVNIDDWFFGVSAVGADGWESPVAFPGFAGSFTRSPPPDANPPAK, encoded by the coding sequence ATGCGTCGAATCGCAATCGCCGGGATCGCGTTGCTGGCGTCGCTGCCGGTGCTGGCCGCGGACGCACCGAAGCCGGTTCGCCATCCCGAACTCGATGCCATCGCCGCCGCGGTCTCGCCGAAGTCGCTGCGCGAATTCGATGCGGCATTGGTCGGTTTCGGCACCCGCCAGACACTGTCCGACACGAAATCCGATACGCGCGGCATCGGTGCCGCACGGCGCTGGGTGAAGTCGCAGTTCGAAAGCTTCTCTACCGATTGCGGCGGCTGCCTCGAAGTGGTCACGCCTTCGCAGGTGTTCACCGGCAAGCGCACGCCGCCGCAAGGCGTGGAAGTGATGGACGTGGTCGCGATCCAGCGCGGAACCAGCGATCCGGATCGCGTCGTGGTCATCACCGGCCACCTCGATTCGCGCTGCACCGACGTGATGGATATCGAATGCGATGCGCCCGGCGCCAACGACGACGCTTCCGGCGTGTCCGCCTTGCTCGAGGCCGCGCGGGTGCTGAGCAGGCACAAGTTCGCCGCGACCATCGTGTATTCGGCCGATTCGGGCGAGGAGCAGGGCCTGTACGGCGGCAAGGTGATCGCGCAGTATGCGGTCGACCACGGCTGGAAGGTCGAGGCCAACCTCAACAACGACATCGTCGGCAGCCCGCTCGGTGGCGACGGCCAGCGCGATGCGAACTCGGTGCGGGTGTTCTCCGAAGGCACCAAGACCAACGAAACCGCGGAACAGGCCGACTACCGCCGCTACCATGGTGGCGAAGTCGATTCGCCTTCGCGCAACATCGCGCGTTTCATGCAATCGTTGGCCGAACGTCACCTCGGCGATTTCCGCGTGCGCATGGTCTACCGCACCGACCGCTACGGCCGCGGCGGCGACCAGGTCGAGTTCCTGTCGCAGGGTTTTCCGGCGGTGCGGGTGACCGAATCGCACGAGGATTACACCCACCAGCACCAGGACCTGCGCACCGAAGGCGGCGTGCGCTACGGCGACACCATCGATCATGTCGATTTCGACTACCTCGCCAATGTCACCCGGCTCGATGCGATCACGCTCGCCGCGCTGGCGAATGCGCCAGCGCCGCCCGACGGCATCGAGATCAAGGGCCAGCTCGACTACGACACCACGCTGTCGTGGCAGGCATCGCCTGGCGCGACCGCTTACCGCGCGTGGTGGCGGGATACCACCGCGGCGCAATGGCAATCATCGCGCGACGCAGGAAATGCCACGTCCATCGTGCTCAAGGGCGTGAACATCGACGACTGGTTCTTCGGCGTCTCCGCGGTGGGCGCGGACGGTTGGGAAAGCCCGGTCGCGTTCCCGGGCTTCGCCGGCAGCTTCACCCGGTCGCCGCCGCCGGATGCAAATCCTCCGGCGAAATGA
- a CDS encoding NAD(P)/FAD-dependent oxidoreductase, which translates to MDLKSGYPWWAVRNGLLHAFPRLERDLRCDVAVVGGGITGALIASEFAGHGHDVVVVEERDVGWGSTAASTALLQYEIDTHLTDLAERVGEGDALLAYRACVASVEALQAMLGRMRDVGFRKSDSLYFASRRRDVRDLREEFAMRRQHGFDVRWLAQAEVRERYGFDAPAAILNRPAAGVDPYRFALHLLQALEKSGANVFDRSRVAAIEPRSRDVLLRTEAGPLIAAKHVVLAAGYATQQWLPEKVARNRSSYALIGDPLDPGPLDAFRRTMAWDTARPYLYFRITPDNRLLVGGEDDAVDIPARRDRRVPKKAAKLLKRMHALFPDAGIVPAFSWAGTFAETEDGLPFFGPHRALGPRVHYAMAYGGNGITYSMLGAGLLRALVERTKHPLAKLFSFARVGAD; encoded by the coding sequence ATGGATCTCAAGAGCGGCTATCCCTGGTGGGCGGTGCGCAACGGGCTGTTGCATGCCTTCCCGCGGCTGGAGCGCGACTTGCGCTGCGACGTCGCGGTCGTCGGCGGCGGCATCACCGGTGCGCTGATCGCCAGTGAATTCGCGGGCCATGGGCACGACGTCGTCGTGGTCGAGGAACGCGACGTCGGCTGGGGCAGCACCGCCGCCAGCACCGCGCTGCTGCAGTACGAGATCGACACCCATTTGACCGACCTGGCGGAACGCGTCGGCGAAGGCGATGCCTTGCTCGCCTATCGCGCCTGCGTGGCCTCGGTCGAGGCGCTGCAGGCCATGCTCGGGCGCATGCGCGACGTCGGCTTTCGCAAGTCGGACAGCCTGTATTTCGCCAGCCGGCGCCGCGACGTGCGCGATCTGCGCGAAGAGTTCGCGATGCGACGGCAGCACGGCTTCGACGTGCGCTGGCTCGCGCAGGCCGAGGTGCGCGAACGTTACGGCTTCGACGCGCCCGCGGCGATCCTCAACCGCCCGGCCGCCGGCGTGGATCCGTATCGCTTCGCGCTGCACCTGTTGCAGGCGCTGGAGAAATCCGGCGCGAACGTGTTCGACCGCAGCCGCGTCGCCGCGATCGAGCCGCGCTCGCGCGACGTGCTGCTGCGCACCGAGGCCGGTCCGCTCATTGCCGCGAAACACGTGGTGCTGGCCGCCGGCTACGCGACGCAACAATGGCTGCCGGAAAAGGTGGCCAGGAACCGCAGCAGCTATGCGTTGATCGGCGATCCGCTGGATCCCGGGCCGCTGGATGCGTTCCGGCGGACGATGGCCTGGGACACCGCGCGGCCCTACCTCTACTTCCGCATCACGCCGGACAACCGCCTGCTGGTCGGCGGCGAGGACGATGCGGTCGACATCCCGGCGCGGCGCGACCGGCGCGTTCCGAAGAAAGCTGCAAAGTTGCTGAAGCGCATGCACGCATTGTTCCCGGACGCCGGAATCGTGCCGGCATTCTCGTGGGCCGGCACCTTCGCCGAAACCGAGGACGGGTTGCCGTTCTTCGGGCCCCACCGTGCATTGGGCCCGCGCGTCCACTACGCCATGGCCTACGGCGGCAACGGCATCACCTACTCGATGCTCGGCGCGGGCCTGCTGCGCGCATTGGTCGAACGCACGAAGCATCCGCTGGCGAAGCTGTTTTCGTTCGCGCGCGTGGGCGCGGACTGA
- the gcvP gene encoding aminomethyl-transferring glycine dehydrogenase, giving the protein MTQPSLRSLEHHDAFIERHIGPNDAEIAAMLEVVGHDSLDAFTDAIVPASIKSAAPLALPEPTTEVEALAKIRAIAAKNQVFRNFIGQGYYGTHTPNVILRNILENPAWYTAYTPYQAEISQGRMEALINFQTMVADLTGMEIANASLLDEATAAAEAMTLAKRSAKSKSNTFLVFGDTHPQTIEVLRTRAEPLGIAIELANSAEEWQAAIDKGDFFGVLVQYPASSGWLVDWSEEVAKIHAKNALAIFATDLLALVLLKPPGEMGADIVIGNTQRFGVPFGFGGPHAAFMACRDAYKRSMPGRLIGVSVDAEGKPAYRLTLQTREQHIRREKATSNICTAQVLLAVMASMYAVYHGPEGLTRIAHRVHRLASILRDGLRQLGYVQGHHESAFDTISLKVGDKADALVARAASMGVNLRKAWDEYICIALDETTTRADVELLWRIFGGDDAKLPDIDALDTSAPSLIPAELRRKSEFLTHPVFNSHHSEHELLRYMRSLADKDLAMDRTMIPLGSCTMKLNATAEMIPVTWPEFGQLHPFAPADQAQGYRELIDGLEKMLVECTGYDAVSLQPNSGAQGEYAGLLAIRAYHASRGDTKRDICLIPESAHGTNPASAQMCGMQVVVTKCDANGNVDVDDIRRMAEKFSDRLAAIMMTYPSTHGVFEEDVVEICEIVHQHGGQVYTDGANMNALVGVAKPGKWGSDVSHLNLHKTFCIPHGGGGPGVGPCAVKSHLAPFLPGALGKDGIRTPGTGDGAMVSAATFGSASILPISWMYIAMMGASGLRKATQVAMLNANYLAKRLAPHYPTLYTGRNGLVAHECILDLRPIKDDTGISAEDVAKRLIDFGFHAPTLSFPVAGTLMVEPTESESLHELDRFIDAMIQIREEIRMVERGELDREDNPLKHAPHTATQAAAAEWKHGYSRELAVFPLATLKQLKYWPPVARVDNVYGDKNVFCSCVPIGDFKDEPEAFSEPMAS; this is encoded by the coding sequence ATGACCCAGCCTTCGCTCCGCTCGCTCGAGCACCACGACGCCTTCATCGAACGCCACATCGGCCCGAACGACGCCGAGATCGCGGCGATGCTCGAGGTCGTCGGCCACGATTCGCTCGACGCGTTCACCGACGCCATCGTGCCGGCCTCGATCAAGTCCGCCGCGCCGCTGGCGCTGCCGGAACCGACCACCGAAGTCGAGGCGCTGGCGAAGATCCGCGCGATCGCAGCGAAGAACCAGGTGTTCCGCAATTTCATCGGCCAGGGCTATTACGGCACGCATACGCCGAACGTCATCCTGCGCAACATCCTCGAGAACCCGGCTTGGTACACCGCCTACACGCCCTACCAGGCGGAAATCTCGCAGGGGCGCATGGAAGCGTTGATCAACTTCCAGACCATGGTCGCCGACCTGACCGGGATGGAAATCGCCAATGCTTCGCTGCTCGACGAGGCCACCGCCGCCGCGGAAGCGATGACGCTGGCCAAGCGTTCGGCGAAGTCGAAGTCGAACACCTTCCTGGTGTTCGGCGACACCCATCCGCAAACCATCGAAGTGCTGCGCACGCGCGCCGAACCGCTCGGCATCGCCATCGAACTGGCGAATTCGGCCGAGGAATGGCAGGCGGCGATCGACAAGGGCGATTTCTTCGGCGTGCTGGTCCAGTACCCGGCGTCCAGCGGCTGGCTGGTGGACTGGAGCGAGGAAGTCGCGAAGATCCACGCGAAGAACGCGCTGGCGATCTTCGCCACCGACCTGCTCGCGCTCGTGCTGCTCAAGCCGCCGGGCGAAATGGGCGCCGACATCGTCATCGGCAATACCCAGCGCTTCGGCGTGCCGTTCGGCTTCGGCGGTCCGCACGCGGCGTTCATGGCCTGCCGCGATGCCTACAAGCGTTCGATGCCGGGTCGCCTGATCGGCGTTTCGGTCGATGCCGAAGGCAAGCCCGCGTATCGCCTGACGCTGCAGACGCGCGAACAGCACATCCGCCGCGAGAAGGCGACGTCCAACATCTGCACCGCGCAAGTGCTGCTGGCGGTGATGGCCTCGATGTACGCCGTGTACCACGGGCCGGAAGGACTGACCCGGATTGCCCATCGCGTGCATCGCCTCGCGTCGATCCTTCGCGACGGCCTGCGCCAGCTCGGCTACGTGCAGGGCCACCACGAATCCGCGTTCGACACGATTTCGCTCAAGGTCGGCGACAAGGCCGATGCGCTGGTCGCGCGCGCGGCGTCGATGGGCGTCAACCTGCGCAAGGCCTGGGACGAATACATCTGCATCGCGCTGGACGAAACCACGACCCGCGCCGACGTCGAACTGCTGTGGCGCATCTTCGGCGGCGACGATGCGAAGCTGCCGGACATCGACGCGCTCGACACCAGCGCGCCATCGCTGATTCCCGCCGAACTGCGGCGCAAGTCGGAATTCCTCACCCATCCGGTGTTCAACAGCCACCACAGCGAGCACGAACTGCTGCGCTACATGCGTTCGCTGGCGGACAAGGACCTGGCGATGGATCGCACCATGATCCCGCTGGGCAGCTGCACCATGAAGCTCAACGCCACCGCGGAGATGATCCCGGTGACCTGGCCGGAATTCGGGCAGCTGCATCCGTTCGCGCCGGCCGACCAAGCGCAGGGTTACCGCGAACTGATCGACGGGCTGGAGAAGATGCTGGTCGAATGCACCGGCTACGACGCGGTCAGCCTGCAGCCGAATTCCGGCGCGCAGGGCGAATACGCCGGCCTGCTCGCGATCCGCGCCTACCACGCCTCGCGCGGCGACACCAAACGCGACATCTGCCTGATCCCCGAATCCGCGCACGGCACCAACCCGGCGTCCGCGCAAATGTGCGGCATGCAGGTGGTGGTGACCAAGTGCGATGCGAACGGCAATGTCGATGTCGACGACATCCGGCGCATGGCGGAAAAATTCAGCGACCGCCTTGCCGCGATCATGATGACCTACCCATCCACGCACGGCGTGTTCGAGGAAGACGTGGTCGAGATCTGCGAGATCGTGCACCAGCACGGCGGCCAGGTGTACACCGACGGCGCCAACATGAACGCACTGGTCGGCGTCGCGAAACCCGGCAAGTGGGGTTCGGACGTCTCGCACCTCAACCTGCACAAGACCTTCTGCATCCCGCACGGCGGCGGCGGCCCCGGCGTCGGCCCCTGCGCAGTGAAGTCGCACCTCGCGCCGTTCCTCCCCGGCGCACTGGGCAAGGATGGCATCCGCACGCCCGGCACCGGCGATGGCGCGATGGTGTCGGCGGCCACGTTCGGTTCGGCATCGATCCTGCCGATTTCGTGGATGTACATCGCGATGATGGGTGCGAGCGGCCTGCGCAAGGCCACCCAGGTGGCGATGCTCAACGCGAACTACCTGGCGAAGCGCCTCGCGCCGCACTATCCGACGCTGTACACCGGCCGCAATGGCCTGGTCGCGCACGAATGCATCCTCGACCTGCGCCCGATCAAGGACGACACCGGCATTTCCGCCGAGGACGTGGCCAAGCGCCTGATCGACTTCGGCTTCCATGCGCCGACGTTGAGCTTCCCGGTCGCCGGCACGCTGATGGTGGAGCCGACCGAGTCCGAATCGCTGCACGAACTCGACCGCTTCATCGACGCGATGATCCAGATCCGCGAGGAAATCCGCATGGTCGAGCGCGGCGAACTCGACCGCGAGGACAACCCGCTCAAGCACGCGCCGCACACCGCGACGCAGGCCGCGGCGGCGGAATGGAAGCATGGCTACAGCCGCGAACTGGCGGTGTTCCCGCTGGCCACGCTGAAGCAGCTGAAATACTGGCCGCCGGTCGCGCGCGTCGACAACGTCTACGGCGACAAGAACGTGTTCTGTTCCTGCGTGCCGATCGGCGACTTCAAGGACGAACCGGAAGCCTTCAGCGAGCCGATGGCGTCCTGA
- a CDS encoding lysozyme inhibitor LprI family protein, which yields MAILRALMFALLSLAGIATAQAASFDCAKARTGVDKAVCADPKLSEYDERIAAAYKRELDEWNGAIRAYVRNDQRHWLSEIRRIDKNDSEIEANCAEGDLPCLRREYQLRTDEIESSGYRNSGVYQRSDGGGNLLVQAIRNADIRLRLYDRRNSKIIATAQDEAEAQRTGLPQLQRDTFQWDGPDTFILEAADADGQAPADGCALTVHFTEKAATVLQQGGCGGARLEGTYLRDLDDLLTNYEFSPD from the coding sequence ATGGCCATCCTGCGCGCCCTGATGTTCGCCTTGCTGTCGCTGGCTGGAATCGCGACCGCGCAGGCCGCCAGCTTCGATTGCGCCAAGGCGCGCACCGGGGTGGATAAGGCCGTTTGCGCCGACCCGAAGCTGTCGGAATACGACGAACGCATCGCCGCCGCCTACAAGCGCGAACTCGACGAATGGAACGGCGCGATCCGCGCCTACGTGCGCAACGACCAGCGCCACTGGTTGTCCGAAATCCGCCGCATCGACAAGAACGACAGCGAGATCGAAGCGAACTGCGCGGAGGGCGACCTGCCCTGCCTGCGCCGCGAATACCAATTGCGCACCGACGAAATCGAAAGCTCCGGCTATCGCAACAGCGGCGTGTACCAGCGCAGCGACGGTGGCGGCAACCTGCTGGTGCAGGCCATCCGCAACGCCGACATCCGCCTGCGCCTGTACGACCGCAGGAACTCGAAGATCATCGCCACCGCCCAGGACGAGGCGGAAGCGCAGCGCACCGGCCTGCCGCAGCTGCAGCGCGACACCTTCCAATGGGACGGCCCGGACACCTTCATCCTCGAGGCCGCCGACGCCGACGGCCAGGCCCCGGCGGACGGCTGCGCGCTGACGGTGCACTTCACCGAGAAGGCGGCCACCGTCCTGCAACAGGGTGGCTGCGGCGGCGCCCGGCTGGAGGGCACCTATCTGCGCGACCTCGACGACCTGCTCACGAACTACGAATTCAGCCCGGACTGA
- a CDS encoding amino acid permease has translation MSTESRPLGLWMATALVVGSMIGSGLFLLPASMAQYGGASLLGWGITLAGALALAWTFSLLVKRWPQTGGPYVFARNAFGDAPGFFVAWSYWISIWCGNAAIAVAFAGSVGALFPAATATPLRAAALALGGLWLCAGVNLVGVREAGRMQLLLTVLKFVPLLLFACIAVWFVDADRFVPFNPSGESLPSAVNASVALALFALCGVEVATVPAGAIDQPERTIPRATIIGTLLAGVVTVVAVTAVIGIVPAAQLKASTAPMADAASMLWGSWAGIGIAIVAAISCLGALNGWVLLSAQIPFAAARDGLMPKPFTMLDKGGTPAFGLVASSLLASLLIAANFSRSLVALFTFSILLSTAAILLPYLVDSAAWLWRGDRKGRFIALFALAYSVYALIGTGAEALAWGAVLLLAGLPVYLWMRRKA, from the coding sequence ATGAGCACCGAAAGCAGACCGCTCGGCCTGTGGATGGCGACCGCGCTCGTGGTCGGCAGCATGATCGGCAGCGGCTTGTTCCTCTTGCCGGCGTCGATGGCGCAATACGGCGGCGCCAGCCTGCTCGGCTGGGGCATCACCCTGGCCGGCGCATTGGCGCTGGCATGGACGTTCTCGCTGCTGGTGAAACGCTGGCCGCAGACCGGCGGTCCGTATGTATTCGCACGCAATGCCTTCGGCGACGCACCTGGCTTCTTCGTCGCATGGAGCTACTGGATCTCGATCTGGTGCGGCAACGCCGCGATCGCGGTGGCCTTCGCCGGCAGCGTGGGCGCGTTGTTCCCCGCGGCCACGGCCACGCCGCTGCGCGCGGCCGCGCTCGCGCTGGGCGGGCTGTGGCTGTGCGCCGGCGTGAACCTGGTCGGCGTGCGCGAGGCCGGCCGCATGCAGCTACTGCTGACCGTGTTGAAGTTCGTGCCATTGCTGCTGTTCGCCTGCATCGCGGTGTGGTTCGTGGACGCCGACCGCTTCGTTCCGTTCAATCCGAGCGGCGAGTCCTTGCCGAGCGCCGTCAATGCGAGCGTCGCGCTGGCACTGTTCGCGTTGTGCGGCGTGGAAGTCGCCACCGTCCCCGCCGGTGCCATCGACCAGCCCGAGCGCACCATTCCGCGCGCCACGATCATCGGCACGCTGCTCGCCGGCGTGGTGACCGTGGTCGCGGTCACCGCGGTGATCGGCATCGTGCCGGCTGCACAGCTGAAGGCATCGACCGCACCGATGGCGGATGCGGCGAGCATGCTGTGGGGTTCCTGGGCCGGCATCGGCATCGCGATCGTCGCCGCGATTTCCTGCCTCGGCGCCTTGAACGGCTGGGTGCTGCTGTCCGCGCAGATTCCGTTCGCCGCCGCCCGCGACGGCCTGATGCCGAAGCCCTTCACCATGCTCGACAAGGGCGGCACGCCGGCGTTCGGGCTGGTCGCCAGCAGCCTGCTCGCCTCGCTGCTGATCGCCGCGAACTTCAGTCGTTCGCTGGTGGCCTTGTTCACGTTCTCGATCCTGCTGTCCACCGCGGCCATCCTCCTGCCCTACCTGGTGGACAGCGCGGCATGGCTGTGGCGCGGCGACCGCAAGGGACGGTTCATCGCCTTGTTCGCACTTGCATACAGCGTGTACGCACTGATCGGCACCGGCGCCGAAGCCCTGGCCTGGGGCGCGGTGCTGTTGCTGGCCGGATTGCCGGTGTATCTGTGGATGCGGCGCAAGGCCTGA
- a CDS encoding aromatic ring-hydroxylating oxygenase subunit alpha: MDDLASQPAATATALPARFYVEPAMAGVDRRAIFDRAWQLVAHVSQLRGAGDHVVANLGGLPVIAVRGADDAIRVFHNVCRHRAGPIAQCDGLGAKALRCRYHGWTYTLEGQLRSAPEMKDAVDFYVADIRLPQLAVKVWQGMVFAAVDTADAPDFDAFVAGIDARLGADRGLEHYGNHHRASYDIACNWKVYVDNYLEGYHVPHVHPGLNKLLDYRSYRTELSDWYSLQWSPLRVPDESADASLYGNGDALYYWLWPNTMLNVLPGRLQTNTVVPLGVDRCRVMFDSYYAPGADEAKRDADLDFSDEVQHEDLGICEDVQRGFASGSYVPGRLNPLRETGVHHFHELLRAAYRMAAPDHA, from the coding sequence ATGGACGACCTCGCCTCGCAGCCCGCCGCCACCGCCACTGCCCTGCCCGCGCGGTTCTACGTCGAGCCCGCAATGGCCGGCGTCGACCGCCGCGCGATCTTCGACCGCGCCTGGCAGCTGGTCGCGCACGTCTCGCAACTGCGCGGCGCCGGCGACCACGTGGTGGCGAACCTCGGCGGATTGCCGGTGATCGCGGTGCGCGGCGCGGACGATGCCATCCGCGTGTTCCACAACGTCTGCCGGCACCGCGCCGGACCCATCGCCCAATGCGACGGCCTCGGCGCGAAGGCGCTGCGCTGCCGCTACCACGGCTGGACCTACACGCTGGAAGGACAGCTGCGTTCCGCGCCGGAAATGAAGGACGCGGTGGATTTCTATGTTGCGGACATCCGCCTGCCGCAACTCGCGGTGAAGGTGTGGCAGGGCATGGTGTTCGCCGCGGTCGACACTGCGGACGCACCGGATTTCGACGCATTCGTCGCCGGCATCGATGCACGGCTCGGCGCGGATCGCGGCTTGGAGCATTACGGCAACCACCATCGCGCGAGTTACGACATCGCCTGCAACTGGAAGGTGTATGTCGACAACTACCTCGAGGGCTACCACGTCCCGCATGTCCATCCCGGACTGAACAAGCTGCTCGATTACCGCAGTTACCGCACCGAGCTTTCGGATTGGTATTCGCTGCAGTGGAGCCCGCTGCGCGTGCCTGATGAAAGCGCCGACGCCTCTCTCTACGGCAATGGCGATGCGCTGTATTACTGGCTGTGGCCGAACACGATGTTGAACGTCCTGCCGGGCCGCTTGCAGACGAACACGGTCGTCCCGCTCGGCGTGGATCGTTGCCGGGTGATGTTCGACAGCTATTACGCGCCCGGCGCGGACGAGGCGAAGCGCGACGCCGACCTCGACTTCAGCGACGAAGTGCAGCACGAGGACCTCGGCATCTGCGAGGACGTGCAGCGCGGCTTCGCCTCGGGCAGCTACGTTCCGGGACGATTGAATCCCCTGCGCGAAACCGGCGTACACCATTTCCACGAACTGCTGCGCGCGGCGTATCGCATGGCCGCGCCGGACCACGCCTAG
- a CDS encoding COG4705 family protein, translated as MTTTSKVPEATLVFWITKILATTLGETGGDAVTMSMHAGYLLGSAIFGVLFLAAVAAQISASAFRPSLYWLAMVGATTVGTTLADFADRSLGIGYPGGASLLFALLMASFYAWHRATGSLQLGSVSSGKSEFFYWLTIMCSQTLGTALGDWTADSLGLGYAGGALVFGTLLLALWLLLYRWTTLSRIALFWAAFVLTRPLGAVLGDLLDKPVDHGGLALSRYVASLALLAVMAGMVALVRQRPARSIAHG; from the coding sequence ATGACGACCACGAGCAAGGTGCCCGAAGCCACGCTCGTGTTCTGGATCACCAAGATCCTGGCCACCACGCTCGGCGAAACGGGTGGCGACGCGGTCACCATGTCGATGCACGCCGGCTACCTGCTCGGCAGCGCCATCTTCGGCGTGCTGTTCCTGGCGGCTGTCGCCGCGCAGATCTCCGCTTCCGCGTTCCGCCCGAGCCTGTACTGGCTGGCGATGGTCGGCGCCACCACGGTGGGCACGACGCTGGCGGACTTCGCCGACCGTTCGCTGGGCATCGGCTATCCGGGTGGTGCATCCCTGCTGTTCGCGCTGCTGATGGCATCGTTCTACGCCTGGCATCGCGCGACCGGTTCGCTGCAACTCGGCTCGGTTTCCAGCGGTAAATCGGAATTCTTTTACTGGCTCACCATCATGTGCTCGCAGACGCTGGGCACCGCGCTCGGCGACTGGACCGCGGATAGCCTCGGCCTCGGCTATGCCGGCGGCGCGCTGGTGTTCGGCACGCTGCTGCTGGCGCTGTGGCTGCTGCTGTACCGGTGGACGACGCTCTCGCGGATCGCCCTGTTCTGGGCCGCGTTCGTATTGACCCGCCCGTTGGGTGCGGTGCTTGGCGACCTGCTCGACAAGCCGGTCGATCACGGCGGCCTCGCGCTCAGCCGTTACGTCGCCTCGCTGGCCTTGCTCGCGGTGATGGCGGGCATGGTGGCGCTGGTGCGGCAACGGCCCGCTCGGTCGATTGCCCACGGTTGA